The proteins below come from a single Miscanthus floridulus cultivar M001 chromosome 1, ASM1932011v1, whole genome shotgun sequence genomic window:
- the LOC136492372 gene encoding uncharacterized protein, whose protein sequence is MTTPPPRPSRHPAGVDAVSSRLAITKSTRRPSRITSPTHDVAVAPLRRGLAFARPSTGEPDHPRPRLLPRTSAPARRQPVPTSPRLDNGHHSRQRFHLRPWPHPCCRSSKRAGADDRELSLCLHRTRPAPCDLPASSTPGTHATSAASSSHSPPPTPSPRDNTSLDGFKDASDGEGDPH, encoded by the exons ATGACGACTCCACCGCCTCGCCCCAGCCGCCACCCGGCCGGCGTCGACGCCGTGTCGAGCCGCCTCGCCATCACAAAGTCTACACGGAGGCCGTCCCGGATCACCAGTCCGACGCACGACGTCGCCGTGGCACCGCTCCGCCGCGGCCTCGCGTTCGCCCGACCTTCCACCGGGGAACCCGACCACCCGCGACCGCGACTTCTTCCACGCACCTCAG CACCTGCACGGCGGCAACCCGTCCCGACCTCGCCGCGCTTGGACAACggccaccacagccggcaacggtTTCATCTTCGCCCGTGGCCACATCCTTGTTGCCGGAGCTCGAAGCGCGCTGGAGCTGACGACCGAGAACTCTCCCTCTGCCTGCACCGAACCCGACCGGCACCGTGCGATCTCCCGGCGTCGAGCACTCCGGGAACCCACGCGACGTCGGCCGCGTCGTCAAGCCACAGCCCGCCACCGACGCCAAGCCCTCG CGACAACACGAGCTTGGATGGATTCAAGGACGCCTCGGATGGAGAAGGAGACCCCCACTGA